A single genomic interval of Spinacia oleracea cultivar Varoflay chromosome 6, BTI_SOV_V1, whole genome shotgun sequence harbors:
- the LOC110779581 gene encoding protein FAR1-RELATED SEQUENCE 5-like gives MASSVSTLCSMNDFTSKASIDAILAEINADNSSILSALMKELSKEVVVVEEASASELMLKEVRSDDEAYEMYNDYAFRKGFSIRKGLIRTSRRTGLWIMRRFLCSNSSFKDVKKETLRKYERSKLRTGCTAFVQFSITNEGVWTVVRHNMTHNHHMIPADKRYLLRSQRDITGEQLKYLSSMKASGCRVSDLLRAMRKEVGGSPNLGFITADAYNALAAEKAMKLDGKDCNQLIRYFAQRQSSESDFYYDFELDEHGHLISFFWRDGRMKRDYEYFGDLLVFDTTYRTNRYDMICAPFVGMNHHCNNVVFGLGFLVTLEEKTL, from the exons ATGGCTTCCTCTGTTTCAACATTATGCTCTATGAATGATTTTACTAGCAAAGCTTCCATTGATGCTATACTTGCTGAAATTAATGCTGATAATTCCTCAATACTCTCTGCGTTGATGAAGGAAT TGTCTAAAGAAGTAGTAGTGGTTGAAGAAGCATCTGCATCAGAATTAATGTTAAAAGAAGTTAGGAGTGATGATGAAGCTTATGAAATGTATAATGATTATGCATTTAGGAAGGGTTTCAGTATTCGTAAGGGATTAATTAGGACTAGTCGTAGAACTGGTTTGTGGATTATGCGCAGATTTCTTTGTTCTAATTCTAGCTTTAAAGATGTTAAGAAGGAAACGTTGAGGAAGTATGAGAGGTCTAAATTGCGTACAGGTTGTACTGCTTTTGTTCAGTTTTCTATTACCAATGAAGGTGTTTGGACTGTGGTGAGGCATAACATGACTCACAATCATCATATGATTCCCGCTGACAAGAGATACTTGCTTAGGTCTCAAAGAGATATTACAGGGGAGCAGCTCAAGTATCTTAGTTCAATGAAAGCCAGTGGTTGTAGAGTGTCTGATTTGCTTCGTGCAATGAGAAAAGAAGTCGGAGGATCTCCTAATTTAGGGTTTATTACTGCTGATGCATACAACGCTTTGGCTGCTGAAAAGGCAATGAAACTTGATGGTAAAGATTGTAATCAGTTAATTAGGTACTTTGCTCAAAGACAATCATCTGAGAGTgatttttattatgattttgaGTTAGATGAACATGGACATTtaattagtttcttttggagGGATGGAAGGATGAAAAGGGATTATGAATATTTTGGTGATTTATTGGTGTTTGATACGACATACCGGACAAATCGGTATGATATGATATGTGCACCATTTGTTGGAATGAATCATCATTGCAATAATGTAGTTTTTGGTTTGGGGTTCCTGgttacactagaggaaaaaaccttatAG